One region of Cyanobium sp. M30B3 genomic DNA includes:
- the grrM gene encoding GRRM system radical SAM/SPASM domain protein: protein MQPLAGEEQFYGPVRLLVVQPTPFCNLDCDYCYLPDRGNRSRITYEVLEAAVERVLESPWFAGGFTLLWHAGEPLTMPIAFYDGATARINALLARRGLPPGTVVQSLQTNATTIDAAWCDCFARNGIHVGVSMDGPAFLHDAHRVTRTGLPTHAAVMRGIGWLQKRAIPFQVICVLTAESLHHAEAMADFFLEHGIGDVGFNMEETEGVNAHSSLEASGAARLELEERYRAFMAAIWRRSREQPDRLRIREFDGVASLASSGGRLAATDMNTPFVIVNVDAAGNASTFDPELLSVQTAEYGDFSFGNVRSDSLEGMAATAKFARVAAEIAAGVERCRSSCEYFGLCGGGAGSNKYWEHGSFDCSTTQHCRYRIQLVTDVVVAGMEQELGLASC from the coding sequence TTCTGCAACCTCGACTGCGACTACTGCTACCTGCCTGATCGGGGCAACCGCAGCCGCATCACCTACGAGGTGCTGGAGGCGGCGGTGGAGCGGGTGCTGGAGAGCCCCTGGTTTGCCGGTGGCTTCACCCTGCTCTGGCATGCGGGCGAGCCGCTCACCATGCCGATCGCCTTCTACGACGGGGCCACGGCGCGGATCAACGCCCTGCTGGCGCGGCGGGGCCTGCCGCCCGGCACGGTGGTGCAGTCGCTGCAGACCAACGCCACCACGATCGATGCCGCCTGGTGCGACTGCTTTGCGCGCAACGGCATCCACGTGGGTGTGAGCATGGACGGCCCGGCCTTCCTGCACGACGCCCACCGGGTGACCCGCACCGGTCTGCCCACCCACGCTGCGGTGATGCGCGGCATCGGCTGGTTGCAGAAGCGCGCGATTCCCTTCCAGGTGATCTGCGTGCTCACGGCCGAATCGCTGCACCACGCCGAGGCGATGGCCGATTTCTTCCTGGAGCACGGCATCGGCGATGTGGGCTTCAACATGGAGGAAACCGAGGGCGTCAACGCCCACTCCAGCCTCGAGGCCAGCGGGGCGGCCCGGCTGGAGCTGGAGGAGCGCTACCGGGCCTTCATGGCGGCGATCTGGCGGCGTAGCCGCGAGCAGCCCGATCGCCTGCGCATCCGCGAGTTCGACGGGGTGGCCAGCCTGGCCAGCAGCGGCGGCCGTCTGGCCGCCACCGACATGAACACGCCGTTTGTGATCGTGAACGTGGATGCGGCCGGCAACGCCTCCACCTTTGATCCGGAGCTGCTCTCGGTGCAAACGGCGGAGTACGGCGACTTCAGCTTCGGCAACGTGCGCAGCGATTCGCTTGAGGGGATGGCGGCCACGGCGAAGTTTGCGCGGGTGGCGGCCGAGATCGCCGCCGGCGTGGAGCGCTGCCGCAGCAGCTGCGAGTATTTCGGTCTCTGCGGCGGCGGTGCCGGCAGCAACAAGTATTGGGAGCACGGCAGCTTCGACTGTTCCACCACCCAGCACTGCCGCTACCGCATCCAGCTGGTGACCGATGTGGTGGTGGCGGGCATGGAGCAGGAGCTGGGGCTGGCGAGCTGTTGA
- a CDS encoding PIN domain-containing protein, whose protein sequence is MAVLLDTGPWVALLSRNDTHHKWAVEQFRLLTPPLLSCEAVVAETCFLLKRSGFDPSLALQFIERGVVQLPFVLQEHIGSVSSLFKRYENVPASLADASLIRLAEINDSPLLLTTDGDFHIYRRHGRQMIPLVTP, encoded by the coding sequence ATGGCGGTTTTGCTAGACACGGGGCCATGGGTTGCCCTCCTTAGCCGCAACGATACTCACCACAAATGGGCCGTGGAGCAGTTTCGACTCCTGACTCCTCCATTGCTGAGCTGCGAGGCGGTGGTTGCCGAGACTTGTTTTCTGCTTAAGCGGTCGGGCTTTGATCCTTCATTGGCTTTGCAGTTCATCGAACGAGGAGTTGTTCAACTGCCTTTCGTGTTGCAGGAGCATATTGGCTCTGTCAGTTCCTTGTTTAAGCGGTATGAAAATGTTCCCGCATCCCTTGCTGATGCTTCATTGATTAGGCTGGCGGAGATCAACGATTCGCCATTGCTCCTCACTACCGATGGTGATTTTCATATTTACCGTCGTCATGGAAGACAGATGATTCCCTTGGTCACTCCTTGA
- a CDS encoding ribbon-helix-helix protein, CopG family produces MAVISLKLTEALDAQLTAQAQRSRLSKSELVRRALTAFLQASEQGVDGPQPQSAADLLADLVGCCENGPPDLSSNPAHLSGFGIN; encoded by the coding sequence GTGGCGGTGATCTCACTCAAGCTGACCGAGGCCCTTGATGCCCAGCTCACAGCGCAGGCGCAACGAAGTCGGCTGAGCAAGTCTGAGCTGGTTCGACGAGCATTGACCGCGTTTCTCCAAGCTTCAGAGCAAGGAGTGGATGGCCCGCAGCCACAATCTGCAGCTGATCTTTTGGCCGATCTCGTGGGTTGTTGTGAAAATGGTCCGCCTGATCTTTCCTCTAATCCTGCTCACCTGTCTGGCTTTGGTATTAACTGA
- a CDS encoding AAA family ATPase → MTTTTPVVRSLTLPRSNGATEEITASRNLLFVGANGAGKTRLGTWLEFQSPQHRQVLRISAQKSLAMPDSTTPMSIELAERVLLFGHETDQNNKAHYKFQNKPATSLLNDFEKLMVFLFSDETEENAKYKVAQRTATEKIDPPLTRLDRIKNAWERILPHRELVIGGLRIQTQVRNDPQKIYNSSDMSDGERVIFYLLGQCLAAPAHGIIVIDEPELHLHKSVQTPLWSEVEKLRSDCLFVYLTHDVDFAAAQEGAQKVWLKSFDGNSWDWELIQDGHHLPDELLIEVIGSRKPVVFVEGENGSDDVSLYREILPGFLVIPRGSCSQVILSTKALRANRQLHHLAVYGLIDRDRRPNAEIAALEQDGVFTLAVAEVENLFCTREVIEVVSRRLARDPAADLSRVVSFVFGKLQAELDTQVSLRVAAEVKFMLSLFDTSVKGSAALSTALQNLVQGIDVAALYSQFEANFNAVILNQDYSGLLAIYNRKSMATQICSALGLRAGELTELVIRLARTEDAATEVRAAVRPYLGNFPAVGA, encoded by the coding sequence ATGACAACAACCACCCCTGTCGTCCGGTCGCTTACACTTCCACGAAGCAACGGTGCAACCGAGGAAATAACAGCCTCCAGGAATCTGCTGTTCGTTGGCGCCAATGGAGCAGGAAAGACGCGCCTGGGCACATGGCTCGAATTTCAGTCACCTCAGCATCGACAGGTGTTGCGAATTTCGGCTCAGAAATCGCTCGCGATGCCTGATAGCACCACCCCAATGTCCATCGAACTTGCCGAGCGCGTTTTGCTCTTTGGGCATGAAACCGATCAGAACAACAAGGCACACTATAAGTTCCAGAACAAACCTGCGACCTCGTTACTGAACGATTTCGAAAAATTGATGGTTTTCCTGTTCTCGGACGAGACCGAGGAAAATGCAAAGTACAAGGTTGCCCAGCGGACAGCGACGGAGAAGATTGATCCTCCGCTTACCAGGCTAGACCGCATCAAGAACGCATGGGAAAGAATACTTCCGCATCGAGAGCTAGTTATCGGTGGCCTAAGAATACAGACCCAGGTTCGGAACGATCCGCAGAAGATATACAACTCCTCAGATATGAGCGATGGGGAACGCGTTATCTTCTATCTCCTTGGACAATGCCTAGCCGCCCCTGCACATGGAATCATCGTCATCGATGAACCTGAGCTTCATCTTCACAAGTCGGTGCAAACACCGCTTTGGTCAGAGGTTGAGAAGCTCCGCTCCGACTGCCTTTTTGTCTATCTGACGCACGATGTTGATTTCGCCGCAGCGCAGGAAGGGGCTCAAAAAGTCTGGCTGAAGTCGTTCGACGGAAACTCCTGGGACTGGGAATTGATTCAAGATGGCCATCACCTACCGGACGAGTTGCTGATCGAGGTTATTGGAAGCAGAAAGCCAGTTGTCTTTGTTGAGGGAGAGAACGGAAGCGACGACGTCTCTCTCTATCGGGAAATACTTCCTGGATTCTTGGTCATCCCTAGGGGTAGTTGTAGCCAAGTAATCCTCTCTACGAAAGCGCTGCGCGCAAACCGTCAATTGCATCACCTCGCCGTGTATGGACTGATTGACCGCGATCGAAGGCCCAACGCCGAGATCGCCGCGTTGGAACAAGATGGAGTCTTTACCTTAGCGGTGGCTGAGGTAGAAAATCTCTTCTGCACTAGAGAAGTAATCGAAGTTGTTAGCAGGCGGCTGGCGCGAGATCCTGCAGCTGATCTGAGTCGCGTCGTCTCGTTTGTTTTTGGAAAGCTACAGGCTGAACTCGACACACAAGTGTCGCTCCGCGTTGCCGCAGAAGTTAAGTTCATGCTTAGCCTCTTTGACACGTCAGTCAAAGGTTCCGCTGCATTGAGCACTGCCCTGCAAAACCTAGTTCAGGGAATCGATGTTGCAGCGCTCTACTCGCAATTCGAAGCCAACTTCAACGCGGTAATCCTGAATCAGGACTACTCCGGTTTGCTAGCTATCTATAATCGCAAATCTATGGCAACGCAGATCTGTAGCGCTCTTGGCCTTCGGGCCGGCGAACTGACAGAACTAGTCATTCGGCTGGCTCGTACTGAAGATGCTGCAACTGAAGTTCGAGCGGCCGTGAGGCCCTATCTGGGAAACTTCCCCGCTGTGGGGGCCTAA
- a CDS encoding DGQHR domain-containing protein, producing the protein MEPPRLGFSASLVTQGSHRFYTLTIPSDVLARTCFVSTRDEDPKEGFQRLLDRKRALEIAGYIDHGLGTIPTSIILSAQEHAALEYVRKSKTIEFFDVAHAFLVLDGQHRVYGFTEAKASLRVPVVIYSGLSRTEESRLFIDINTKQRPVPNELLLDIKSLAEYENDEEERMRGLFDAFNTDVSGPLYGLLSPAKQESGKISRVTFNGAIKPLLQTLGTLSATESHNAISAYISAVADEFSRHKAMASLTKPTAFKAIMRLFPDVAVRVKDRYGSEYTKDNFVQFLAPAFNRTASAKLVNPGNSVQALYEHMKRCLEAGFQL; encoded by the coding sequence AGCTTGGTTACACAGGGCAGTCACCGCTTTTACACTCTGACCATTCCTAGCGATGTGCTTGCTAGGACATGCTTTGTTTCCACAAGAGATGAGGACCCAAAAGAAGGTTTTCAGCGTCTACTAGATCGAAAACGTGCGTTAGAGATTGCGGGTTACATAGACCATGGCCTGGGAACCATTCCAACTTCTATTATTCTTTCAGCTCAAGAGCACGCAGCTTTAGAGTATGTCAGGAAATCTAAGACCATTGAGTTCTTCGATGTCGCACATGCATTCCTCGTTCTTGATGGCCAGCACCGTGTTTATGGTTTTACTGAAGCCAAAGCATCACTTCGTGTTCCAGTTGTTATCTATAGTGGACTGTCACGAACCGAAGAATCTCGCCTCTTTATTGATATCAATACAAAGCAACGCCCGGTACCCAATGAACTGCTTCTTGACATCAAGTCATTAGCTGAGTATGAAAATGATGAAGAGGAGAGGATGAGAGGTTTGTTCGATGCGTTTAATACAGATGTTTCAGGCCCATTGTACGGCTTGCTGAGCCCTGCAAAGCAGGAGTCTGGCAAGATTAGCCGAGTTACATTTAATGGCGCTATTAAGCCCTTGCTGCAGACTCTCGGAACACTTTCAGCCACTGAATCCCACAATGCAATCTCGGCCTATATTAGTGCAGTTGCTGATGAATTCTCTCGCCATAAGGCGATGGCATCGCTAACAAAGCCGACGGCTTTCAAGGCCATAATGCGATTGTTCCCTGATGTGGCAGTTAGGGTGAAGGATCGCTACGGATCTGAATATACTAAGGATAATTTTGTGCAATTCCTTGCTCCAGCATTTAACCGAACAGCGAGCGCAAAGCTCGTAAATCCTGGAAATAGCGTTCAAGCTTTATACGAGCATATGAAACGCTGCTTAGAAGCAGGCTTTCAGCTATAA